A window from Leishmania donovani BPK282A1 complete genome, chromosome 27 encodes these proteins:
- a CDS encoding protein kinase-like protein, whose amino-acid sequence MQVNSLLERMRKVRQEKAAAAAAAAAAPPAVTNATATVPAANAAIRDAPVSSAADADTAGGGGVVSSSLLTGVTVPAPPPVFASPSSARLEYRDNAKDPLCVPFTCDMVVPVLNALLSNQQHGSTSTVAAAASGGLNGAVVPMMTEAVNSIDATGGDTRDVSALSSASAEIPGAGRDSSGKESQSIVVAKAVVRMREVLAAQGPPQMPQKAAVESVPSITATGTATAAGAPVSSLRPSSASLFADAAYNTACAVARVDVSGAVRPICRDVNYYTRVGRISQGVYGVVFRAVTTADYERQHRQQSRHRVTRPGSAASSAAAPPGHVRTYALKHIKKMWLEDSQVGLPPYLMREIDLLLRLQHPNIMGALELVLLDPTPVPRRLASPPKSCSPSSSSSESPSSSSSLSSESPSTEQHAEEAAECDRALRRLRSTAEDTAGQNLAKKAKIDNAEEPLPQREEARPATQAQTKGEKGAAQDAAATRPLAAVGAASKAKDVFLVMDYCPYDLGSYMRRYATAAELYGDGDDCKSTHASAQVPYFHITPRNAHPQAAASYVARAKSIVYQILRAVAFLHDSRILHRDLKTSNVLLGEDGYVKVCDFGLGRLYREGQALTPTVVTLMYRAPELHFGVVDYSHKMDVWSVGCIFAELFLRRPLFHASTDSHHLLAVCEVLGIPTEESFPGLYHLPQTKTMMQSLPRWNRTSRLASLFQRGAVLPTVAHGDVPVAAEGALLPESGVDLLASVLQWNPRRRPSAAEALQHPFFKEEPLPCAPAELMRPMPWMDAAIAVGNAAPSAALVPEDRRDQPGSRGSQGCPSTATHMAPSTTGRPSSASVPPAMQHVADIPSGVEATVAAVSSASEGATAASPLASASPDTFLGGSRSVFVSDTVGGGYQQAISTRDYSGSDGDLAEEDEEEQRLQLHTRRSTRDQVEDDDDSDAETERVGRQARFLANQDRDE is encoded by the coding sequence ATGCAGGTCAACTCGCTCTTGGAGCGTATGCGGAAGGTGCGGCAGGAAaaggctgccgctgctgccgccgctgccgccgctccaccAGCAGTGACCAACGCGACCGCCACTGTCCCTGCTGCAAACGCAGCGATCAGAGACGCACCCGTGTcgagcgccgctgacgcggATACcgcgggtggcggcggcgtcgtgtcgtcgtcgttgctgaCAGGTGTGACGGTGCCGGCCCCGCCGCCCGTGTTCGCCTCTCCATCCTCGGCGCGGCTTGAGTACCGTGACAACGCAAAGGATCCGCTCTGTGTGCCCTTCACATGCGACATGGTCGTACCAGTTCTGAACGCGCTCCTCAGCAATCAACAGCACGGCTCAACGTCAactgttgccgctgccgcttccgGAGGCCTTAATGGTGCCGTGGTGCCCATGATGACGGAGGCGGTAAACAGCATTGACGCCACTGGGGGCGATACCCGTGACGTGAGTGCATTGAGCAGTGCTTCGGCAGAGATCCCGGGCGCCggccgcgacagcagcgggaAGGAGAGCCAGTCTATTGTGGTGGCGAAGGCTGTCGTGCGTATGCGAGAGGTGCTGGCAGCGCAAGGGCCTCCGCAGATGCCCCAGAAAGCGGCAGTGGAGAGCGTGCCatccatcaccgccaccggcactgctactgctgctggcgcgccggTCTCTTCTCTTCGCCCATCTAGCGCTTCCTTGTTTGCCGATGCAGCATACAATACTGCCTGCGCCGTGGCCCGCGTCGATGTCTCCGGCGCCGTTCGACCCATCTGCAGGGATGTGAACTACTACACTCGAGTCGGCCGCATCTCGCAGGGTGTGTACGGCGTCGTCTTCCGCGCCGTCACCACGGCGGACTacgagcggcagcatcggcaaCAATCTCGCCACCGCGTGACTCGACCGGGCTCAGCCGCTTCgtcagccgctgcaccgccagggcacgtgcgcacataTGCTCTGAAACACATAAAAAAGATGTGGCTAGAGGACTCGCAGGTTGGGCTTCCGCCATACTTGATGCGAGAGATCGATCTACTGCTGCGGTTGCAGCATCCCAACATCATGGGCGCACTGGAGCTCGTCTTGCTAGACCCGACGCCGGTCCCGCGCCGCCTGGCATCACCACCCAAATCgtgctcgccctcctcctcatcgtcggagtcgccatcgtcgtcgtcgtcgttgtcgtcggaGTCGCCATCAACCGAGCAGCACGCAGAGGAGGCTGCGGAGTGCGATCGCGCCCTTCGCCGGCTTCGCTCCACGGCGGAGGACACAGCGGGGCAAAACTtagcgaagaaggcgaagatcGACAACGCCGAAgagccactgccgcagcgggAAGAGGCCCGGCCCGCCACGCAAGCTCAAACTAAAGGTGAGAAAGGCGCTGCTCaggacgctgctgccacacGTCCGCTGGCCGCCGTTGGCGCTGCAAGCAAGGCGAAGGACGTCTTCCTTGTAATGGACTACTGCCCCTACGACCTGGGGAGTTACATGCGGCGGTACGCGACTGCAGCAGAGCTctacggcgacggcgacgactgCAAGTCTACTCACGCGAGTGCACAGGTGCCGTACTTCCACATCACGCCACGCAACGCGCAtccgcaggcggcggcgagctaCGTGGCACGCGCCAAGTCCATCGTGTACCAGATCTTGCGTGCCGTGGCGTTTCTGCACGACAGCCGCATTCTCCACCGCGACCTGAAGACGTCGAACGTACTGCTTGGCGAGGATGGCTACGTGAAGGTGTGCGACTTCGGCCTTGGTCGCCTCTACCGTGAAGGCCAGGCGCTCACCCCCACCGTTGTGACGCTCATGTATCGCGCGCCGGAGCTGCATTTTGGTGTCGTCGACTATTCTCACAAAATGGACGTCTGGTCGGTCGGGTGCATCTTCGCCGAGCTCTTCCTGCGACGTCCTCTTTTCCACGCCTCGACCGACAGTCACCACCTCCTGGCTGTGTGTGAGGTGCTAGGCATTCCGACGGAGGAGTCGTTCCCGGGCTTGTATCACCTTCCCCAGACGAAGACAATGAtgcagtcgctgccgcgctggaaCCGCACGTCGCGGCTGGCGAGCCTCTTCCAACGTGGCGCTGTCCTCCCCACCGTAGCACACGGCGATGTTccggtggcagcggagggCGCGCTATTGCCTGAAAGCGGGGTGGATCTGCtcgcgtcggtgctgcagtggaacccgcgccgccgcccatctgctgccgaggcgctgcagcacccaTTCTTCAAGGAGGAACCGCTGCCATGCGCGCCAGCAGAGCTGATGAGGCCTATGCCGTGGATGGACGCTGCCATTGCTGTTGGTAATGCCGCGCCTTCCGCAGCACTTGTTCCCGAGGATCGGCGTGATCAGCCTGGGAGCCGGGGGTCTCAGGGTTGCCCTTCCACGGCAACACATATGGCACCAAGTACAACTGGACGGCCGTCTTCTGCGAGCGTACCACCAGCTATGCAGCATGTGGCAGACATTCCCAGCGGAGTGGAGGCGACTGTCGCAGCCGTTTCATCAGCGTCTGAAGGCGCaactgctgcgtcgccgcttgCGAGCGCCTCACCGGATACGTTCCTTGGAGGCAGCCGTAGCGTTTTCGTGAGCGACACTGTTGGTGGCGGATACCAGCAAGCCATCAGTACCCGTGACtacagcggcagcgatggagaCCTCGCagaggaggacgaagaggagcaacggctgcagctgcacacgcgccgcagcacgcgcgaCCAGgtcgaagacgacgacgacagtgATGCGGAGACGGAGCGAGTGGGGCGACAAGCACGGTTCCTCGCGAACCAAGACCGAGATGAGTGA
- a CDS encoding small nuclear ribonucleoprotein protein, putative — protein sequence MGKYTMLHNINKVLCVMLDDGRTVTGKLLVFDKHMNVVLGDAVEERPQSKKMAEEGVSPKRQLGLILLRGEHVVSVTVMKGSENGGSGAVANFGGAPKSAKATAVKRKRGA from the coding sequence ATGGGCAAATACACCATGCTGCACAACATCAACAAGGTGTTGTGCGTTATGCTCGATGATGGCCGTACCGTTACTGGCAAGCTGCTCGTCTTTGACAAGCACATGAACGTCGTTCTTGGCGACGCGGTCGAGGAGCGGCCGCAGTCGAAGAAGATGGCTGAGGAGGGCGTCTCGCCAAAACGCCAGCTGGGGCTTATCTtgctgcgcggcgagcaCGTTGTGTCCGTCACAGTGATGAAAGGTAGCGAGAACGGTGGCAGCGGGGCTGTGGCGAATTTTGGCGGCGCTCCCAAGTCGGCGAAGGCAACCGCCGTGAAGCGCAAGCGCGGCGCGTAA
- a CDS encoding FtsJ cell division protein, putative, which produces MGVKSKKKAKTRLDAYYRLAKDQGYRARSAYKLIQLNRKYDFLAKSRVLVDLCAAPGGWCQVAAQHMAIGSKIVGVDLVPIAPIRGVKTFVGDITDDKTRKMIVTYLKKEPVDCVIHDGAPNVGGVWSRDLFDQNALVLASAKMACSMLKANGWFVTKVFRSPDFHNLLWVFKQLFEKVEATKPQASRMESAEIFVVCAGFKAPKSIDPAFFNPQKVFAEVGQEKIVSASGMLVAPKSNVPTGYDEFATVSHHVASFSDFLNADDPKVFLKTHHELRFSDDADKEYLKSKSSKKELVYLCGDLQQVGEADLRRMLRWREQLLREKTHRIQVDAAGTEEGGDVDSMAGGNGSDDEDDEDDGKGKRDYHFDFDSPEGVTQIARELLEIRKKKAKELKKKQKKVVDRKLKQIKGLINYDPNMSVEHMTEADGLTYKGTNTDAFDDDGDAAAGGEDGEADELDHFTVEQLGLIPEKELAHIMDKTWTEPEDRGNDPLNPVMSVNLAAQDDWDLGDKKDGDESEAEGDDDGVPHSAQLVEGEEHFMDVDNYGNYVPAQRSTRVTLYEAGLEGYEDSNDAEAADETPASKKKRAKAEKDAAQLEEAGKSSKWERHQLNIEKVLNDTFPKPKDHDRAKNKKRQRTLEEERIIMSVPTEMADPDKRKHVRTRFEDKDDDDSSDDSVSELSAELSDGDLDDYEINRGREDSRRKRKLIPDIGKVTTQELIRQQRKQTLQDNKEVRKQNKRNKNNTNSGKNSSGKQDTEFEEIPIAMTDPDIRARTLAIAQKMLDPKARREILDASVNRYVFNDDDDLPDWFVKDEQRNCRVVLPVTAEEIEEQRRRFQELNARPSRKVMEAMGRKRRKAQRMLRSLIDKGKADPRAREKAENLSVRKLMRSQVVKGQGKKRHKYLDRQLMGRMRREKQKLKRRK; this is translated from the coding sequence ATGGGCGTCAAGTCCAAGAAGAAGGCCAAGACCCGGTTGGACGCGTACTACCGGCTGGCCAAGGACCAGGGGTACCGCGCCCGTTCTGCCTACAAACTCATCCAGCTGAACCGAAAGTATGATTTCCTCGCCAAGTCGCGCGTCCTTGTCGacctctgcgccgcgcctGGTGGCTGGTgccaggtggcggcgcagcacatGGCGATAGGCTCGAAGATCGTCGGTGTCGATCTTGTTCCGATTGCGCCGATCCGTGGCGTCAAGACGTTCGTGGGTGACATCACAGATGACAAGACGCGCAAGATGATCGTCACGTACCTGAAGAAAGAGCCGGTCGACTGTGTCATTCACGATGGTGCGCCAAACGTCGGCGGTGTGTGGTCGCGCGATCTCTTCGACCAGAACGCGCTCGTGCTGGCGTCGGCCAAGATGGCGTGCTCCATGCTTAAGGCGAACGGCTGGTTTGTCACGAAGGTGTTCCGCTCGCCGGACTTCCACAACCTCCTCTGGGTGTTCAAGCAGCTCTTCGAGAAGGTCGAGGCGACGAAGCCGCAGGCGTCTCGCATGGAGTCTGCCGAAATCTTCGTCGTCTGTGCCGGCTTCAAGGCACCCAAGAGCATCGATCCCGCCTTCTTCAACCCGCAAAAGGTCTTTGCGGAGGTCGGCCAAGAGAAGATCGTCTCCGCCTCCGGCATGCTGGTCGCCCCCAAGTCGAATGTGCCGACGGGGTACGACGAGTTCGCTACCGTTTCGCACCACGTTGCGTCCTTCTCCGATTTCCTCAACGCTGATGACCCGAAGGTGTTCCTAAAGACGCACCACGAGCTGCGCTtcagcgacgacgcggacaaGGAATACCTCAAGTCGAAGAGCTCCAAGAAGGAGCTGGTGTATCTCTGCGGTGATCTTCAGCAGGTGGGCGAGGCTGATCTTCGGCGCAtgctgcggtggcgagagcagctgctgcgcgagaagACCCACCGCATCCAGGTCGACGCGGCAGGCActgaggagggcggcgacgtggaCAGCATGgccggcggcaacggcagcgacgacgaagacgacgaagaTGACGGCAAAGGGAAGCGCGACTACCACTTCGACTTCGACAGCCCCGAGGGCGTCACGCAGATCGCGCGTGAGCTGCTCGAGATTCGGAAGAAGAAGGCCAAGGAGTTGAAGAAAAAGCAGAAGAAAGTGGTGGATCGAAAGCTGAAGCAGATCAAGGGCCTCATCAACTACGACCCCAACATGAGCGTCGAGCATATGACGGAGGCGGATGGGCTCACCTACAAAGGCACGAACACCGACGCCTtcgacgatgacggcgacgccgcggcaggcggcgaggacggcgaagCCGATGAGCTGGATCACTTCACTGTGGAGCAGCTCGGGCTTATTccggagaaggagctggcCCACATCATGGATAAGACTTGGACGGAGCCGGAGGACCGCGGCAACGACCCGCTGAACCCGGTCATGTCGGTCAACCTCGCCGCCCAGGACGACTGGGACTTGGGGGACAAgaaggacggcgacgagtCCGAGGCcgagggcgacgacgatggcgtgCCGCACTCCGCCCAGCTCGTTGAGGGGGAGGAGCACTTCATGGATGTCGACAACTACGGTAACTACGTCCCGGCGCAGCGCTCGACGCGTGTGACGCTGTACGAGGCAGGGCTGGAGGGCTACGAGGACAGCAACGACGCGGAGGCCGCGGACGAGACGCCGGCGTCCAAGAAGAAGCGTGCAAAGGCAGAGAAagacgcagcgcagctggaggaggcgggtaAGAGCAGCAAGTGGGAGCGCCATCAGCTGAACATCGAAAAGGTGTTGAATGACACCTTTCCGAAGCCGAAGGATCACGATCGCGCCAAGAAcaagaagcggcagcgcaccctagaggaggagcgcatcaTCATGAGCGTGCCCACGGAGATGGCGGACCCGGACAAGCGCaagcacgtgcgcacgcgcttcgaggacaaggacgacgacgacagcagcgacgactcTGTTAGCGAGCTGTCTGCGGAGCTGAGCGACGGCGACCTCGACGACTACGAGATCAACCGTGGCCGCGAGGACTCGCGCCGCAAGCGCAAGCTGATCCCTGACATAGGTAAGGTGACTACCCAGGAGCTCATacgccagcagcggaagcAAACCCTGCAAGACAACAAGGAGGTTCGTAAGCAGAACAAGCGAAACAAGAACAACACAAACAGCGGAAAGAATTCCAGTGGCAAGCAGGACACGGAGTTTGAAGAGATCCCGATTGCCATGACGGATCCCGACATCCGCGCTCGTACGCTGGCAATCGCGCAGAAGATGCTGGACCCCAAGGCGCGCCGCGAGATCCTCGACGCCTCTGTCAACCGCTACGTCTtcaacgacgacgatgacctGCCGGACTGGTTCGTAAAGGATGAGCAGCGCAACTGCCGTGTCGTGCTGCCAGTGACCGCGGAGGAGatcgaggagcagcgccgccgcttccagGAGCTGAACGCGCGACCGAGCCGCAAGGTGATGGAGGCGATGGGCCGCAAGCGCCggaaggcgcagcgcatgctACGCAGCTTGATTGACAAAGGCAAGGCTGAccctcgcgcgcgcgagaaggCTGAAAACCTGAGCGTGCGCAAGCTGATGCGTTCGCAAGTGGTGAAAGGCCAGGGAAAGAAGAGGCACAAGTACCTCGACCGGCAGCTGATGGGCCGCATGCGGCGCGAGAAGCAGAAACTGAAGCGCCGGAAATAG